GCCAGGCTTATGCTGGAGCTTTTGAAGTAAGTAGCTTCTTATATAACGTAATTTCGAGTAGCCCGCGTAGTAGGGTTATCCGTTAAGTCACCATCCTGCTCTTACTTATTAGATTAATTTGCTCTTAATTGCGGAATTGTCTATAAAAAACTGAATAAGTAATAGGAATGTGTGGTGTATTTGAGGTCCGCTGCAGGTaatgtttcattttatttttttggaaagCAAACATAAATTAACGAGCAGGAGACAATGTTTCAAACACACAATAAAACATTTGCTTATTTCCTAAACAGCTCTcactaaaaacatttatatgGAACTATTACTACACTTACTAAACTTAGGGTATATTACCTTACTGAATGCATATACCTTACTTAACacttacttatatatatatatgcatTAAAGTAAGTGTTATAGGCAATAAAGTATGCATATGTTTCATTAAAGAGAGTGAGTAGATAATGTATGTAGATTATATTATGCATCTCATGTTAATAATCGAGTATCGAAATTATTACCAGAAACCTTGAAAACGACGATGGCGTCATCCAAGAGTTATCTCAGACGCTGGCACGTACCAAGCTTCTCATGCCGACGTCGAAGTTGGACGTGGAGCCAGATTTGACGTCGCTGGTGCAGACGCCACAGCTAATGCAAGGCGAGCCGCTAGACACCTTGCCGAGGGTTCTGGCAACTGTGTGGATGCTAGCCGAAGACCCTGGCATCACTAAGGAGAATGGCTGGTGTCCCATTGAACAGGTCTTTAAAACTGTCTTTCTTATTATGAAAATCTCGTAGATGGTTGTAGTCTTGTTCCCCGGTTGTTGATAAACCGAGGTCAAAATAATCTTGGGCGTAATAGGGCAGTGCTCGAGGTAAAGTAGATAAGATACTCGTAACGGGTTTGAAAGTTTTGGTACAGGCCGGCCCTTCAGCTCATGCCAGGCGAGCCGCTAGACACCTTGCCTAGGGTTTTGGCTACAGTGTGGATGCTGGCTGAAGACCCTTGCATCACCAAGGAAAATGGCTGGTGTCCCATTGAACAGGTATCTAAAACTGCCTTTAATAACGTTTTATATGTCGCAGATGATTGTACCTAGTTCATGTTTTACGGGTGTATGCTGAGGTCAAAATAATCTTGGGTAAAGCAGATATGACACTCGTTACGGGTTTTAAAGGTCTGATGCAGGACCCACAGCTAATGTAAGACGAGCCGCTAGACACCTTGCCGAGGGTTCTGGAAACTGTGTGGATGCTAGCCGAGACCCTGGCATCACTAAGGAGAATGGCTGGTGCCCTATTGAACAGGTATTTTTATGACTTGCATTATAACATCGCAGGTTATTGTAGTTCCTGATTTCCAGCTGTTGGTAAAAATAATCTTTGGCACATTGGGGCAGCGCTTAAGAGCTTTATAACACTCTTTTTAGGTCTGGCTAGTCTGGGTGGCTGTCTATTAGGACTTAAGTTAGCAGGATCTAGGTTagcgatgtttttattgaattccgttaacttcggcatatagtcaggtccattataggaagcAGAAGGACATAGTTAATATTCttaaatttctatttttttctaaaaaaaaaaccgtacacctgcgatagatgctAACTTCAATTGCAGTTGAGAAACgagctttacaattaactcacgctaagtaagtgtcaaaactatgacatgtcaatcgcatatcgaacacacaaagcccgcTTCTTAACAGAAATTGATTGattctatcgcaggtgtatgggatttttcataaaaaagttacgaattaaaaaaatgctattctgtttcctataatggacagctatatgccgaagttaacggaattcaataaaaacacaatgTATAGCAGGTAATAAGGCAGCCCTTGCGACAATGACACTGTATACTTTTATTAAACTACTACAGCTGTTATACCCGAATCGAATCTATAGAGTTTGGTTAAACGATTAATATACTTGTTTGTTTTCTCCAGCTGACTCAATTCTTGAACTCTGCGACGCCAGTGGAGATCGCGGTGCGCATGCGTGCGGTTGACCCGATCCTCTCTCGCGCACGTTTTATACTCGAAGACTTTATGCAGAGCGTCGCGCCTATGAGCATCAAGTGGAATCGACCGCCTATAGTTATGGTAAATCATTTGAGGAATGTCTcttcaaaagggcttaatttGTATGGTGTGGATAAAAAATGTCCTTTTTGAAAAAATACACTCCTCATTTTGTTATGCATGTTCATGATTTTCCCTTACTCTCACTGAGAGTAAGTGTTAACGAGATGGAATAGGTATAGTACCTACCAGTAGACCATAGAGACCAGGGTATgtatccgaatggcacaaacgctcacgaaacgctcacgaaacgaaacgcttgtagatatctatcactatcgctcttgcgtatttgcgcgacagaaccagactacctttttcggcgtttcgttttggtttcgcgtcgcagtagtgccattcggctacgccaccAGGCTTGAGAAGATAGCCTCTCGCGCAAATAACTAATAGGACGACCCTATACGATACTCTTTGATATAcattattacaatttcattattcTATTTCAGAAATCGTTTGGGAATACAAAAAAGCCGGAGGTCAGCACTAAATTAATCGTGTATTCAAACGCATACAAAATCGGCACCAAGTCCACTCGGCGCCGGACCAAGACCACAGGGCCCCCACCGGTCGTCGTTGAAGATCGGGTGCTCGACGATGACCGGATCGCGTATACTAAATTTTCAAATGGAAATGTAAACAAAGTGTGTTTGTATTGTGTATGTTGCGTTTTGTTAATGCTTTAAAATTGGAATGTGTGTgctgataaattattaaagaaataattatACTGTTGATGCTAGTTTTAATGGCAAAATTGCAGGAAGATTTTCAGTTATTATTAAGGGCATATTAATTAAGTCGTAATGATATTActatatatactctgtcaaacaagtctgtcactaaataagaataaagaaaactataggtatccttttctctagcaccctgaagaaaaggatgcatatagttttctttgttcttatttactgacagacttgtttgacagagtataggtaTCATATCACCATTTAAACAGAAAAGACGCATTCCATGAAAACCCCCAAGGAAAGGGGTTTTCTTCAATAGTGGATATAAATACGTGTGAAAATCACAGCTCTCAGTAGTATCTACCTTCCTGGAATAACAAGATACCTATTTCCAATTCtggtttaaaagttttttttacagTTGGATACAGACATATCACAGATAAATGAGATACAAGGGGCAATCATTTAAACTAATCGAATATGTTCCATGTTGTACACTGTTAACTAAAGTATTATGTGTCCACTGAACACTCATGCCATATGTGAACAGTGGATTTAATAATGTGTAATTTGTAAAACAGGAAAAAATTCGATTAGTTGACATTGCCCGCCCATCGAAATTTCCCCTTGTACCTAGGGTAATTATTTCATTATAAACTACAGAGTTTGTATCTCCAAACATAACCACCATCACTCCAGGAAAATGATAGACCTATCGCGACGGTTTGTGGTCGCGGAAAGGAAAGTTGGAACCGACTTGGTATGATAATGTCCTGTCTGACACCACTTaaaattggacgtagttacgcagaaacgttccaatccatctgaaattcaGAAGTTTAGAAGAATTTAAAACAGTTAGGAATATGTTTTATAATTTTCCTATTGCTAAAAattgttaaatgaatatttttttaataattttagcaATGGGTAAATAATACTAAACACATTTAGCCAGATAGCCTCagagtttaaaaatatgaaaaaaaaaaactctgttTCTTACACATTTAGATTCAGATTCACAGGAATATTTTGGATTTTTGCCTTAGGAGAAAAAAGGAAATACTAAAATAATTacgattttattgaaataaacaTGTATTGTTATTTTGATAAAACTTAAtattaataagtacctacattaaattGCATTACTTTTATCCTTATTATGAAATGACATGTACAGGAAATGTGATATTTATATTCACAACTATGATACAACAGGACAGAATATAAACTAAAATCAAATAGGACGTGTGTGTTAAAATggttaaattgttttaaaattgattaatTTTTACGAATAAAAGATAAACGAACGCACAGAAATGAAGATTTTAGTTTTGTGTAATGTGATAGTCCTGATTGTTTGCAGAGTTGAATCGTTTAATCATCGTGGTAGGTGGCAATCATATTcatatgtatacatttttttggCTCTCGGTAAAATGTGGTAgatattttaatacctactcaAATAGGGATGAGACGTTAAGCGATTGAATTTCGCATCGTAGCTAATAATTACTTTgtaattttgattttatttagtaATCGAGAAGGAGATACTGAAACCATACGAACATTTGAAGAAAGTTTTAGTATGCCTAGACTCGGACGACGAACTGACCAAACTGACTAAAAGTTCCGCAAGCGGCGTCGAACTTCGTTGGAAACTAATCGACAAACACCCTGAACTCAATATTGAATACCATTCCTTTAAAAACTGTAAAGTCAAGATAGAAACCGAGATACAACCTAAGAGAATTCTAGCTGTAGTTGCTCCAAAGCCACTAGAAACTTCATCTCAGATACCTATGTATTTTTTCGACACTCCTTTTCTGAACGAGGATGATGCTGATGAGTTCTCTAACGGACTGTTCCCACTTCGTAGCCACTGGCGGTCTTTGAAACATGCGTTCGGCCATTATTTGACAGTTCATGGGTACAAGAGGTTGGTTGTTGTGTCTGATGACTCATATTACAGTGCAGCGTTTGAAGCAGAGCTCATCGAGCATTTTAAAGAGAAGGAATTCGTGTTTGATGTGCAGCGTAAGCCTCACAATGGAAATTTCGATCGGGTGAGTACTgcgccaataaaacaaaaatctacTGGGGGAAAACATTTTGTAAGTCAATATGAGTCATGAGTCATGAATGATGTTTGATAGGGTAAAATATAAGTTTATACTATTTATTGCTACTTAATATGGCAATAGTCATTAACAATATTATTGAAACAGATATGTTTTGTGTCTATTCAAAGTTATTCCTGGTTAAAACGGCCCCTCTTTAGAATAATCTTAAGAAAATTACGGAGTACCTAAGTGACAGTTAAATTTTACATTTATAGACTACcggaagataaataaataatagcgcAACGTGTTCCACTGTTCCAAGAATCCTTTACTGTTTAGATAGGTACAGTTCAATAACTATAATATACTCGTAAAGGAAATATCTATGGTATTTATAAAGCCTTAAGAGTGGCATAAGAGAATCTCTTATGTCATGGTAATCCTACCGACTACGCCATATCAAGGTATCTAAGCGGCAAAGATACTTAAGTTTCACTTCGACTATTTATTCATAATGTAATGTTGCTTATCAAGTACCGATAGTCTTCAAAGAGTAACTTGTTATTTTAGGTGACTATACTTTCAGAAATGAAACACTTGTAAAAGGAAATGTTTAAGATATCAAATGATTCTGaagtatatttttgaaatgactTTTTCCTCAGGCAATGCAATATATAATAGACAGCAAAGCGTACATAATAATCGTGAACATTGATGCGGCGAACGCGCAGAATCTGGTTGACGCTGCGCAGACGCACGGCCTTGTGTCGAACCGTTACTTATGGCTGGTCAGAGACTGGCCGTTTGTAAACGCCAGACCGGTAAGTTATTTCTTCTTCTTAGCCTCATACTCATACCAATAGTTTGCCGTGGCCGTGCCTTGGCTCATCATGACAAAATTTCTAACAACCTAAGGTTAATTCCATTAATTATTCTGAAAGCATCATACATAATGCCCAATTATCAGCTGTCTCATCATTATCATCTCTACTCATGAGAGTCCGTTTTGGCGACTACTCTGAGAATtctacaaaagcgactgccgtctgatCACCGAGAGAGCACGGtattttcctttaccgaaaagtgGCTGGTAAATGTCatatgacatttcgtacatattaatacatacacatataatcacgcctgtatcccataaaggggtaggcagagcacatggactactaagtttcagtgccactcttggcaaaaaggggttgaaagaaatccaaattgtggcaatgcagtgacaggttgccagcctctcgcctacgccacaatttaacccatatcccatagtcgatttctacgacacccacgggaagaaagggggtggtgaaattcttaacccgtcaccacacggggtacATATTAATTAAGTTCGGAAACTCATTAGTACAAGCcgagtcggggttcgaaccgGACTGAATGCAATTAACCTTTTGAAGTGTCGTActttttttaacttaaaataatattcatGTTTCAGAAATTCTCATTGATGTTTTCAATAACGCTCTCGCCCTACCTCGACTCAAATTATAAAGCTATACACGATGACGGACCTTACCTGAACAGCGTTTCGCGAGGTCTAACGCTAATTTCTGATGCTGTGAAGAAAGTGACTGCAAATGAAGGCATTGATTATTATTACAAGTGAGTTTGTATGTAGAGGGAGTTGGCCTCCATTGCAaataaatttttcaccacaccaactggtaaaggctttctttgctattcgaaaacagatagcaaaattgcattttatccacaagggggcaaagtaatttaatacaaattttaactcgatgtcttaatctggctgctaaattttacctataaatgatgattttgaatcataaatattgaataaattgatggatttgatttattttgatgttttatagtcagtattttgttcgtgttggtgtggtgaaaaattttgtgtttcactcggtggcaaagtttgtttaacctccgtgccttgataccctcgcaacgctcaagattccactttttgaaccactcgctacgctcgcggttcaatattggaatctttcgcttgctcaggtatcaatattggcacgtgcggttaaaaaattactttgcccccttgtaaaacaaataactattaatttgtAATTGCCTTTTTGTTTACTGTTAACTGTTGAAATCTTGTTTCAGAGACATATACAAGCAAATGAAACGTGCAGACCACAGTCACCTCTCCATGGCGTATATACGTAAATTTAAATCCGGACGATTTGTTGGCATCAAAAATATAACCATCCATGATTCGGGCCGCATTGACTCTCCTTACACAAAGGACCTAGAACTAACGAGAGAAGATTTTCCTGACTTCGATTTACCAGAACCCTGTCTCCAAAGATCTAGG
The nucleotide sequence above comes from Leguminivora glycinivorella isolate SPB_JAAS2020 chromosome 18, LegGlyc_1.1, whole genome shotgun sequence. Encoded proteins:
- the LOC125236119 gene encoding uncharacterized protein LOC125236119 translates to MLQIAVFALTWIACYAGYEHLLEQENVTYSTVPGIAAYRSALTLDSVDKGSQQREYAHTFGSDSPTLSKDLDESECMEYSRPAAGKIARLMLELLKNLENDDGVIQELSQTLARTKLLMPTSKLDVEPDLTSLVQTPQLMQGEPLDTLPRVLATVWMLAEDPGITKENGWCPIEQLTQFLNSATPVEIAVRMRAVDPILSRARFILEDFMQSVAPMSIKWNRPPIVMVNHLRNVSSKGLNLYEIVWEYKKAGGQH
- the LOC125236169 gene encoding uncharacterized protein LOC125236169 isoform X1 — encoded protein: MKILVLCNVIVLIVCRVESFNHRVIEKEILKPYEHLKKVLVCLDSDDELTKLTKSSASGVELRWKLIDKHPELNIEYHSFKNCKVKIETEIQPKRILAVVAPKPLETSSQIPMYFFDTPFLNEDDADEFSNGLFPLRSHWRSLKHAFGHYLTVHGYKRLVVVSDDSYYSAAFEAELIEHFKEKEFVFDVQRKPHNGNFDRAMQYIIDSKAYIIIVNIDAANAQNLVDAAQTHGLVSNRYLWLVRDWPFVNARPKFSLMFSITLSPYLDSNYKAIHDDGPYLNSVSRGLTLISDAVKKVTANEGIDYYYKDIYKQMKRADHSHLSMAYIRKFKSGRFVGIKNITIHDSGRIDSPYTKDLELTREDFPDFDLPEPCLQRSRAFNSPCNDTNIVIICVVWLMFVVMMILLSFFFNRCLVWT
- the LOC125236169 gene encoding uncharacterized protein LOC125236169 isoform X2; this translates as MYFFDTPFLNEDDADEFSNGLFPLRSHWRSLKHAFGHYLTVHGYKRLVVVSDDSYYSAAFEAELIEHFKEKEFVFDVQRKPHNGNFDRAMQYIIDSKAYIIIVNIDAANAQNLVDAAQTHGLVSNRYLWLVRDWPFVNARPKFSLMFSITLSPYLDSNYKAIHDDGPYLNSVSRGLTLISDAVKKVTANEGIDYYYKDIYKQMKRADHSHLSMAYIRKFKSGRFVGIKNITIHDSGRIDSPYTKDLELTREDFPDFDLPEPCLQRSRAFNSPCNDTNIVIICVVWLMFVVMMILLSFFFNRCLVWT